The proteins below come from a single Crossiella sp. CA-258035 genomic window:
- a CDS encoding DNA-binding protein gives MSIALEDVLARAGLRVTATEFLSLVEDAARKLAPPHPDPGAYFSADQRAALAAVGVDLSPRADGERDPRAKAVASQAVLRDSAMTVAEAAERVGVDTSRIRHRVSAGRLTGWKDRGGWRLPAWQFTDSGVLPGLGMVLAKVPADQPQMVVAAFMTTPQEDLLLGDRPTSPRDWLLAGGDPRRVATLASTLGTPA, from the coding sequence ATGAGCATTGCGTTGGAGGATGTCTTGGCCAGAGCCGGACTGCGGGTCACCGCCACCGAGTTCCTGTCCCTGGTGGAGGACGCCGCACGCAAGCTGGCACCGCCGCACCCGGACCCCGGGGCGTACTTCTCCGCTGATCAGCGCGCCGCGCTGGCCGCGGTCGGAGTCGACCTGAGCCCGAGGGCCGACGGTGAGCGGGACCCCAGGGCGAAGGCGGTGGCCTCCCAGGCGGTGCTGCGCGACTCCGCCATGACCGTGGCCGAAGCGGCCGAACGGGTGGGCGTGGACACCAGCCGGATCCGGCACCGGGTGAGCGCCGGTCGGCTCACCGGGTGGAAGGACCGCGGCGGCTGGCGGCTGCCCGCCTGGCAGTTCACCGACAGCGGGGTGCTGCCCGGTCTGGGTATGGTGCTGGCGAAGGTGCCTGCCGACCAGCCCCAGATGGTGGTCGCGGCGTTCATGACGACCCCCCAGGAGGACCTGCTGCTCGGCGACCGGCCGACCTCCCCCCGCGACTGGCTGCTTGCCGGTGGTGACCCGCGCCGGGTCGCGACGCTGGCCTCGACGCTGGGGACGCCGGCCTGA
- a CDS encoding RES family NAD+ phosphorylase, giving the protein MARLPPPPTPAALQALLRRTEDVVAVHRATRLVRIFAAGGTHPQRWNSFRYAGPLPHARFDPHPATLDGRPIETHEHGVLYFGLSVRTSVAEVYQATSTVDRRTRSPHLVVLRPRRTLRLLDLSGLWPTRAGASQSISTGPKDRTQAWARAIRAAYPELDGLWYRSSMDTGNPAICLWDPPGMSALPIAPDVLLPLDHPGLDLPLARICEELNYTLLG; this is encoded by the coding sequence TTGGCCCGGCTTCCTCCGCCGCCGACTCCGGCTGCGCTGCAAGCGTTGCTGCGCCGAACCGAGGACGTCGTCGCCGTACACCGCGCGACCCGTCTGGTGCGCATCTTCGCCGCGGGCGGCACCCACCCACAGCGGTGGAACTCCTTCCGGTACGCCGGACCGCTCCCGCACGCCCGGTTCGACCCGCATCCGGCCACCCTGGACGGCCGCCCGATCGAGACCCACGAGCACGGCGTGCTCTACTTCGGTCTCTCGGTGCGCACCAGCGTCGCCGAGGTCTACCAGGCCACCTCCACGGTGGACCGGCGCACCCGCAGCCCGCACCTGGTGGTGCTGCGTCCGCGCCGCACGCTGCGCCTGCTGGACCTCTCCGGTCTCTGGCCCACCAGGGCAGGCGCCTCGCAGTCGATCAGCACCGGCCCCAAGGACCGCACCCAGGCCTGGGCCAGGGCGATCCGCGCGGCCTACCCGGAGCTGGACGGGCTCTGGTACCGCTCCTCGATGGACACCGGCAACCCGGCGATCTGCCTGTGGGACCCGCCGGGCATGAGCGCGCTGCCGATCGCGCCGGACGTGCTGCTGCCGCTGGACCACCCGGGCCTGGACCTGCCGCTGGCCCGGATCTGCGAGGAGCTCAACTACACCCTGCTCGGCTGA
- a CDS encoding GNAT family N-acetyltransferase, producing MTWTVRQAEPADAAEIARINVLSWQYAYRGIVADELLDQMSSQRRAPGWETWLSRPGADTVFVAEDRTGRIGAYCAVRENQDGTGELVAHYGDPKLWGTGAGRAVHHAGLRHLAALGHTHAELWVFQANMLARNFYRAHGWRPDGAVRADCLQEQEIPTCRYRLRLPSYLPRTA from the coding sequence ATGACATGGACGGTGCGCCAGGCAGAACCGGCGGATGCGGCGGAGATCGCCCGTATCAACGTGCTGAGCTGGCAGTACGCCTATCGAGGCATCGTCGCTGACGAGCTGCTCGACCAGATGAGCTCGCAGCGCCGGGCCCCCGGCTGGGAGACCTGGCTGAGCAGGCCGGGAGCGGACACGGTGTTCGTCGCCGAGGACCGGACCGGCCGGATCGGCGCGTACTGCGCGGTCCGGGAGAACCAGGACGGGACGGGAGAGCTGGTCGCCCACTACGGCGACCCGAAACTGTGGGGCACCGGCGCGGGCCGCGCGGTGCACCACGCCGGGCTGCGGCACCTCGCCGCGCTCGGCCACACCCACGCCGAGCTGTGGGTGTTCCAGGCCAACATGCTGGCCCGCAACTTCTACCGGGCGCACGGCTGGCGCCCCGACGGCGCGGTCCGCGCCGACTGCCTCCAGGAGCAGGAGATCCCCACCTGCCGCTACCGGCTCCGGTTGCCGAGCTACCTGCCCCGGACCGCCTGA